One segment of Ipomoea triloba cultivar NCNSP0323 chromosome 12, ASM357664v1 DNA contains the following:
- the LOC115999865 gene encoding probable beta-1,4-xylosyltransferase IRX14 — MMKLGRRSNSFRGALPLDSSSDGKSPATVVWLVLHALCCLISLVLGFRFSRSVFFLFLSNSSTPSNTLYSLPALSVLEAPANGTVSSSRVVVGRHGILIRPWPHPNSTEVMQAHKIIEIVQREQRFQYGVKTPRTVIAITPTYVRTFQTLHLTGVMHSLMNAPYNVIWIVVEAGGITNETSSLLAKSGLRTIHIGFREKMPILWKHRQKLESKMRVHALRHVRDEKLDGIVMFADDSNMHSLELFDEIQKAKWVAAMSVGILAHSGGAEAKHMQLPVQGPACNSSNNLIGWHTFDSSPYLEKSARYVGDKAVVLPGKFEWAGFVLNSRLVWKDAEDKPEWVKDLDSIVEAGEDIDSPLSLLKDSSVVEPLGNCGRKVMLWWLRVEARADSKFPARWIIDPPLDVTVPAKRTPWPDAPPELPTTEKLISIQENTEKRTTKPRSRRRSSRKRKHVARNIDMQASSTSRSGEN, encoded by the exons ATGATGAAGCTGGGCCGGAGGAGCAACAGTTTCCGAGGAGCGTTGCCGTTGGATTCGTCCTCCGACGGGAAATCGCCGGCGACGGTTGTGTGGCTTGTGCTTCACGCGCTCTGTTGTCTGATTAGTTTGGTACTTGGCTTCAGATTCTCCCGTTCcgtctttttccttttcttatcCAACTCCTCCACTCCCAGTAATACCCTATACTCTCTCCCCGCCCTCTCCGTTCTAGAGGCGCCGGCGAACGGGACGGTTTCGAGCAGCCGCGTGGTGGTTGGGCGGCACGGGATCTTAATACGGCCGTGGCCGCATCCCAATTCGACTGAGGTGATGCAGGCTCACAAGATAATCGAGATCGTTCAGAGGGAACAGAGGTTTCAATATGGCGTCAAAACTCCCAGGACTGTGATCGCTATAACTCCCACCTATGTTCGAACCTTCCAGACTTTGCACCTCACCGGAGTGATGCATTCGCTGATGAATGCCCCGTACAATGTCATCTGGATTGTCGTGGAAGCCGGCGGAATCACAAACGAGACTTCCTCGTTGCTAGCCAAGTCGGGGCTCCGGACTATCCACATCGGATTCCGCGAGAAAATGCCGATTCTATGGAAGCATCGCCAGAAATTGGAGTCCAAAATGCGAGTTCATGCTTTGAG ACATGTAAGAGATGAGAAGCTAGATGGGATAGTGATGTTTGCGGATGATAGTAATATGCACAGTCTCGAGTTATTCGATGAGATCCAAAAGGCCAAATGGGTTGCCGCAATGTCTGTTGGCATTCTTGCTCATTCAGGGGGTGCCGAGGCAAAGCATATGCAACTGCCTGTTCAAGGTCCGGCTTGCAATTCGTCAAACAATCTAATAGGTTGGCATACGTTTGATTCGTCCCCTTACTTGGAGAAGAGTGCAAGATACGTTGGAGACAAGGCAGTCGTTTTGCCCGGGAAGTTCGAATGGGCTGGCTTTGTGTTGAATTCTAGGTTAGTTTGGAAAGATGCTGAAGACAAGCCGGAATGGGTTAAGGATTTGGATAGTATAGTGGAGGCTGGAGAAGATATTGACAGCCCGCTTTCTTTGCTGAAGGATTCTTCGGTCGTGGAACCTCTAGGAAATTGTGGGCGCAAGGTTATGCTTTGGTGGCTCCGTGTTGAGGCAAGGGCAGACAGTAAATTCCCTGCCAG ATGGATAATCGACCCACCGTTGGATGTTACTGTCCCAGCAAAACGCACACCATGGCCAGATGCTCCTCCTGAACTGCCTACCACTGAAAAGTTAATCAGCATCCAAGAGAACACCGAGAAACGCACTACAAAACCACGATCTAGAAGACGCAGTTCCAGGAAGAGAAAGCATGTGGCAAGGAACATTGATATGCAAGCCTCATCTACTAGTCGTTCTGGGGAGAATTAG